The following coding sequences are from one Desulfurellaceae bacterium window:
- the rplS gene encoding 50S ribosomal protein L19 — MSTSIDRLEASQLRTDLPDFKPGDTIRVHARIVEGDKERIQVFEGVVISQANSGNRATFTVRKISYGVGVERVFPRHSPRIDRIEVTVRGKVRRAKLYYLRGLRGKAARLKGERVRPVSEGKKARAAAQARQATPASPEAAQPAE, encoded by the coding sequence ATGAGCACGAGTATTGATCGGCTTGAAGCCAGCCAACTGAGAACGGACCTGCCCGACTTCAAGCCTGGCGATACCATTCGCGTCCACGCCAGAATCGTCGAGGGCGACAAGGAACGGATTCAGGTCTTCGAGGGCGTGGTGATCAGCCAGGCCAACAGCGGCAACCGGGCGACATTCACCGTTCGGAAAATTTCCTATGGCGTCGGCGTCGAGCGCGTTTTCCCCCGCCACTCGCCGCGGATTGACAGGATTGAGGTGACGGTGCGCGGCAAGGTCCGAAGGGCCAAGCTGTACTACCTGCGCGGGCTGCGGGGCAAGGCCGCCCGGCTGAAGGGTGAGCGCGTGCGTCCCGTGTCCGAGGGGAAAAAGGCCAGAGCCGCAGCCCAGGCTAGACAGGCTACGCCCGCCAGCCCTGAGGCAGCTCAGCCCGCGGAATAG
- a CDS encoding RNA methyltransferase has product MAELYLALLHHPVYDKEHKVVTTSITNIDIHDISRSAKTYGVKRFFVVNPVPTLRALAEKILDHWRAGYGSTYNATRKDALEIVSLSQRLEDTLEAVRQEAGQPPQLIATSARDGGARLSFAALRRRLEQAGPPVLILLGTGWGLTEAVLDQADDFLEPIRGRAGYNHLSVRAAAAIILDRLLGAPH; this is encoded by the coding sequence ATGGCTGAGCTGTATCTGGCCCTGCTCCACCACCCGGTGTACGACAAGGAGCACAAGGTGGTCACCACCTCGATCACCAATATAGATATCCACGATATCTCTCGCTCGGCAAAAACCTATGGCGTCAAGCGCTTCTTTGTGGTCAATCCGGTTCCGACCCTGCGCGCCCTGGCCGAAAAGATCCTCGATCACTGGCGGGCCGGCTATGGCAGCACCTATAACGCGACCCGCAAAGACGCGCTCGAAATCGTGTCCCTGAGCCAGCGTCTGGAGGACACGCTTGAGGCGGTGCGGCAGGAGGCCGGGCAACCCCCGCAGCTGATCGCCACCTCGGCCAGAGACGGCGGCGCACGCCTGTCGTTTGCCGCGCTACGGCGTCGACTTGAGCAAGCGGGTCCTCCAGTGTTGATCCTGCTCGGCACCGGCTGGGGGCTGACCGAAGCGGTCCTGGATCAGGCCGACGACTTTCTTGAGCCTATTCGCGGCAGAGCGGGCTATAACCACCTGTCGGTCCGGGCGGCGGCGGCGATTATCCTGGACCGCCTGTTGGGGGCGCCACACTGA
- the trmD gene encoding tRNA (guanosine(37)-N1)-methyltransferase TrmD, protein MQFHVLTIFPELFASPLSVSLLKKAQDRGLVTCHVHNLRDYTTDKHRSTDDTPYGGGPGMVMKPEPIFAALEALGRRLERPKRLLLSPRGTPLTQQKVGQLAAEQTVVLVCGRYEGIDERVRTVVDEEVSIGDYVLSGGEIAALVVIDAVARLVPGVVGRQESTQDESFSTGLLEYPQYTRPEEFRGLRVPEVLLSGHHADIARWRRRQALLRTRQRRPELLDTAPLSPDDKRWLAKQGLSPTFGE, encoded by the coding sequence ATGCAGTTCCACGTGCTGACTATCTTTCCCGAGTTGTTTGCCTCACCACTGTCGGTGAGCCTGTTAAAAAAGGCCCAGGACCGGGGGCTGGTGACGTGTCATGTCCATAATCTGCGCGACTACACGACAGACAAACATCGTTCCACCGACGATACACCGTATGGTGGCGGCCCTGGCATGGTCATGAAGCCCGAGCCGATCTTTGCCGCGCTCGAAGCGCTGGGGCGTCGGCTGGAGCGGCCGAAACGTCTCCTGCTATCCCCCCGGGGAACGCCGCTGACCCAGCAAAAGGTCGGCCAGCTGGCCGCCGAACAGACTGTGGTCCTGGTGTGCGGACGCTATGAAGGGATCGATGAACGGGTCCGAACGGTGGTCGATGAGGAAGTGTCGATCGGCGATTATGTGTTGAGCGGCGGAGAAATCGCCGCCCTGGTCGTCATTGACGCGGTTGCCCGTCTCGTCCCCGGGGTAGTCGGTCGCCAAGAATCGACCCAGGACGAGTCGTTCAGCACCGGACTGCTGGAATATCCCCAGTATACCCGGCCCGAGGAATTCCGGGGTCTGCGCGTGCCCGAGGTCCTGTTATCCGGTCATCACGCCGACATTGCCCGCTGGCGGCGGCGTCAGGCGCTGCTGCGGACTCGCCAGCGCCGCCCCGAACTGTTGGACACGGCCCCCCTCAGCCCGGATGACAAACGCTGGTTGGCCAAGCAGGGATTATCGCCCACCTTTGGTGAGTGA